From the genome of Populus alba chromosome 10, ASM523922v2, whole genome shotgun sequence, one region includes:
- the LOC118034559 gene encoding uncharacterized protein At5g19025 yields MHHLLLLLFFFTMPPSSSFTPKPHKSSSSNTANTNSNPNSTSLLCKHSPSATLDLLILILVLFSGTFLLTSYFSYIFNSLSLLLSNTSLSLHFPPSSYILGFFSLFILSILFFEFCCGPRSRKCHQPGCKGFKKAIEFDLQLQTEDCLKSTAANDVDKLPWKGGTVSNPDYECLRAELRKMAPPNGRAVLLFRSKCGCPVAKLEGWGPKRGRRHKRALASVAANGGDHR; encoded by the exons ATGCACcatctccttctcctcctcttcttcttcaccatgcccccttcttcttccttcacaCCAAAACCCCACaaatcttcatcttcaaacaCTGCAAACACGAactccaatccaaactcaacctCCCTCCTCTGCAAACACTCTCCATCTGCAACTCTCGACCTTCTCATCCTAATCTTAGTCCTTTTCTCCGGCACTTTCCTCTTAACCTCTTACTTCTCTTACATCTTTAACTCCctttctctcctcctctctaaCACCTCTCTTTCCCTTCACTTCCCTCCTTCCTCTTATATTCTTggcttcttctctcttttcattCTCTCCATCCTTTTCTTTGAGTTCTGCTGTGGACCCAGATCTCGAAAGTGTCACCAACCTGGCTGTAAAGGTTTCAAGAAAGCGATTGAGTTTGATTTGCAATTGCAGACTGAAGATTGTCTTAAATCCACTGCTGCTAATGACGTTGATAAGTTGCCTTGGAAAGGTGGGACTGTATCTAATCCTGATTATGAGTGTTTGAGAGCTGAATTGAGGAAGATGGCTCCGCCTAATGGGAGGGCTGTTTTGCTTTTTCGTTCTAAGTGTGGTTGCCCTGTTGCTAAGCTGGAAGGATGGGGGCCTAAACGTGGTCGCCGGCATAAAAG GGCTCTGGCTAGTGTGGCTGCTAATGGAGGAGATCATCGTTGA